The proteins below are encoded in one region of Helicoverpa zea isolate HzStark_Cry1AcR chromosome 21, ilHelZeax1.1, whole genome shotgun sequence:
- the LOC124640866 gene encoding NGFI-A-binding protein homolog: protein MCASERCDMESPGEETGRAVPPAPHTLAAPQPNGSNKIIGRNVNGTMVVTSAPANEAELQLYRVMQRASLLAYYDTLLEMGGDDVQQLCDAGEEEFLEIMALVGMASKPLHVRRLQKALQEWVNNPALFQIPIVPNLCPSENPFIQCNQRLLNMPPSIPNVLPRTVASPESSRPMYSPSPGAPENSCGSTASAPNASPVHQANTFTKIVLPPSPAPAAPVTSTASRSFSPQSACPPASAGSSPSSVTSPVQLTPVLLDVHVQKLSAAAEKLSKHLPQLEPKPQNTKKKMCKDLELVMMMPESDPRRMEEIRKYAAIYGRFDCKRKPEKPLTLHEVMVNEAAAQICRCVPALLTRRDELFPLARQLVRRAGLHYSKHGLPPTASTGEDRERDEEETPPKRPRQEGEEGNGIRASPDAARSNSNSWWGVKAESDDADSRCSYSSTSTPPPEAEESRPQVVAARGDSIIAVANPALQPPHAPHPPHALLPHAARNHSN, encoded by the exons TGGTGGTGACATCAGCTCCGGCCAACGAGGCAGAGTTGCAGTTGTACCGCGTGATGCAGCGAGCCAGTTTACTGGCGTATTACGACACGCTGCTTGAGATGG GTGGAGACGACGTACAGCAACTCTGCGACGCTGGAGAGGAAGAATTCCTTGAAATCATGGCGTTAGTAGGCATGGCTTCCAAGCCTCTCCACGTCAGACGCCTACAAAAGGCTCTCCAAGAATGGGTGAACAACCCAGCCCTCTTTCAAATCCCTATTGTTCCTAACTTATGTCCTTCAGAAAACCCCTTCatacaatgtaaccaaagactCCTAAACATGCCTCCTTCCATCCCTAATGTTTTGCCAAGAACTGTGGCTTCTCCAGAAAGCAGTAGACCAATGTACAGTCCCTCTCCCGGTGCTCCTGAGAACAGTTGTGGTTCAACAGCATCAGCTCCCAACGCCAGTCCCGTACACCAAGCGAATACCTTTACTAAAATAGTATTACCACCGTCCCCTGCGCCCGCAGCCCCTGTAACATCTACAGCTTCTAGATCCTTCTCTCCACAAAGTGCCTGTCCACCAGCTTCGGCTGGATCCAGTCCAAGTTCAGTCACATCACCAGTTCAGCTCACGCCAGTCCTCTTAGATGTTCATGTACAAAAATTGTCGGCGGCTGCGGAGAAATTGAGCAAGCACTTGCCACAATTGGAGCCAAAACCACAGAACACTAAAAAAAAGATGTGCAAGGATCTGGAGCTGGTGATGATGATGCCGGAGTCAGATCCTCGGAGGATGGAGGAAATTAGGAAGTACGCGGCGATATACGGCAGGTTTGACTGTAAGAGGAAACCTGAGAAGCCGTTAACGTTGCATGAG GTGATGGTAAACGAAGCAGCAGCTCAGATCTGCCGCTGCGTGCCGGCGCTGCTGACGCGGCGCGACGAGCTGTTCCCGCTCGCCAGGCAGCTCGTGCGGAGAGCTGGCCTGCACTACTCCAAGCACGG GCTGCCACCAACAGCATCAACAGGCGAGGATCGAGAGCGTGACGAGGAGGAGACGCCTCCCAAGCGACCGCGCCAG GAAGGCGAGGAAGGAAATGGTATCCGAGCAAGTCCTGACGCGGCCAGGAGTAATTCCAACAG CTGGTGGGGCGTGAAGGCGGAGAGTGATGACGCCGACTCCAGGTGTTCCTACTCCAGCACTAGCACTCCACCACCT GAAGCCGAAGAGTCTCGTCCGCAAGTGGTGGCGGCTCGCGGAGACAGCATCATCGCCGTCGCCAACCCCGCGCTGCAGCCGCCGCACGCGCCGCATCCGCCGCACGCGCTGCTCCCGCACGCTGCCAGGAACCATTCTAATTGA